One genomic region from Maridesulfovibrio ferrireducens encodes:
- a CDS encoding M48 family metallopeptidase has product MFSRIDLGDIAVDVFHKDIKNIHLSVNPPAGKVRISAPMGMELDIVRVFAISKLSWIKKARKKMLEQERETPREYLERESHYLWGKRYLMTIIEENKPPEVSLAHNTLILTVRPGATEDKRQAVVDEWYRNQLRKKAAPLISKWESRLEVKVNRLFVQRMKTRWGSCNPQRGYVRLNTHIAKKPAHCLEYLIVHEMLHILEPTHNARFKMLMEKYMPQWEFHRKMLNRLPVSHVDWRY; this is encoded by the coding sequence ATGTTCTCAAGGATTGACCTTGGTGATATCGCTGTGGATGTATTCCACAAAGATATTAAAAATATTCATCTCAGTGTAAACCCTCCGGCTGGCAAGGTTCGTATTTCTGCACCTATGGGAATGGAACTTGATATTGTCCGTGTGTTTGCCATTTCCAAACTCAGCTGGATTAAGAAAGCACGAAAGAAAATGCTGGAACAGGAGCGCGAAACTCCGCGTGAATATCTAGAACGTGAAAGTCATTATCTGTGGGGCAAGCGTTACCTCATGACCATCATCGAAGAGAATAAACCTCCCGAAGTATCTCTTGCGCATAACACCCTGATCCTGACTGTCCGCCCCGGCGCAACCGAGGATAAACGGCAAGCTGTTGTTGATGAATGGTATCGCAATCAATTAAGAAAAAAGGCCGCCCCGCTAATATCGAAATGGGAGTCTAGGCTTGAAGTAAAAGTTAACCGTCTATTTGTTCAGCGCATGAAAACAAGATGGGGAAGCTGTAACCCACAAAGAGGCTATGTCCGTCTCAATACTCATATTGCCAAAAAGCCCGCACACTGCCTCGAATACCTGATCGTCCATGAGATGCTGCACATATTAGAACCAACACACAACGCTCGATTTAAGATGTTGATGGAAAAATATATGCCACAGTGGGAATTTCACCGGAAAATGTTAAACCGCTTGCCTGTTAGTCATGTGGATTGGCGATATTGA
- a CDS encoding type I restriction endonuclease subunit R produces the protein MNKIGQPEIVTQSRVIALFCNKLGYCYLGNWTDRDNSNIEEGLLTDWLEKSGCSAQQISRAIYLLKAEADNHGRKLYANNKAVYELLRYGVQVKTEAGEVTDTIHLINWNEPDKNDFAIAEEVTLKGKHKRRPDLVLYVNGIAIGVIELKNSRISIGDGIRQLISNQDSKFNEWFFPTVQIVFAGNDSEGLKYGTIGTPEKFFLQWKEDQEDNSLLKLDKYLLKMCNKSRLIELMHDFVVFDSGMKKLPRVHQYFGIKEAQKFVKAYKGGIIWHTQGSGKSIVMVLLAKWILENNPHARVVIITDRDELDKQIERVFTETGEEIERSTSGQKLMSQLSQAKPRLLCSLVHKFGRKKVNDFDKYIKDIEAQPTKTVGELFVFVDECHRTQSGKLHRVMKAMLPNAVFIGFTGTPLLKKDKKNSLEVFGGYIHTYKFNEAVEDRVVLDLIYEARDIDQRLKSEDRIDAWFDAKTRGLNDWQKDELKKHWGTMQSVLSSKSRMDQVVGDIVFTFEVAPQLCNQFGNAMLVASSIFEACKYYTLFQKTSFNGKCAVITSYNPQAGDVSKEDIGANTETDKEFVYNTYTEILKDVSRKGNMSATESYEEDAKKMFIKEPMNMKLLIVVDKLLTGFDAPACTYLFIDKSMQDHGLFQAICRTNRLNGEDKNYGYIIDYKDLFKKVEKALNVYTSELDHSADDVDPQIMFKDRVKTGRERLDNAREAIALLCEPVEPPKGELEYIHYFCGNTEIPTDLQKHEPQRVAFYKATVSLLRAYANISDELESAGYSPEEISRIKGDIKKYVALREIIRKASGETLDLKPYEADMRHLIDMYIEADLARKISPFDEMPLLELIVNSGIATAIGAQLNDLKGDKNAVAETIENNVRSKIIKEHLNNPAYYEKMSVLLDEIIALRKAKATEYEEYLKKIAELATMVQTGMTDETPKSLNTFGKRALYDNLGQDEDLALKIDETVNNIRPDGWRGVQSKERVIQAGLYGILQDKDEVERIFNIIQEQQEY, from the coding sequence ATGAATAAAATCGGACAGCCTGAAATCGTAACCCAAAGTCGGGTTATAGCCTTGTTTTGTAATAAACTCGGATATTGTTACCTAGGCAACTGGACGGACCGCGACAACAGCAATATCGAAGAAGGATTGCTCACGGACTGGCTGGAAAAATCAGGCTGTTCGGCCCAACAGATATCCAGAGCCATTTATCTGCTGAAGGCCGAGGCAGATAATCATGGCCGCAAACTCTACGCAAACAATAAAGCTGTATACGAGCTATTGCGCTATGGTGTGCAGGTTAAGACCGAAGCTGGTGAGGTTACGGATACGATCCACCTTATCAACTGGAATGAGCCTGATAAAAATGATTTTGCTATTGCCGAAGAGGTTACTCTTAAAGGTAAACATAAGCGCAGGCCAGATCTTGTGCTTTATGTTAATGGCATTGCTATCGGCGTAATTGAACTTAAAAACAGCCGAATATCTATCGGGGACGGCATCCGCCAGCTTATTTCCAATCAGGATTCTAAATTTAATGAGTGGTTCTTTCCTACTGTTCAAATAGTATTTGCGGGTAATGATTCTGAAGGATTGAAATACGGAACCATCGGAACGCCTGAAAAGTTCTTTCTACAATGGAAAGAAGACCAAGAAGATAATTCCTTACTTAAGCTTGATAAGTATTTACTCAAGATGTGCAACAAAAGCCGCCTTATCGAGTTGATGCACGACTTCGTGGTTTTTGACAGCGGTATGAAGAAGCTCCCCCGTGTTCACCAATATTTCGGAATCAAAGAAGCTCAGAAATTCGTTAAAGCCTATAAGGGTGGTATTATCTGGCACACGCAAGGCAGCGGTAAAAGTATTGTTATGGTACTGCTGGCGAAATGGATTCTCGAGAATAATCCGCATGCCCGTGTGGTTATAATTACAGATAGGGATGAGCTGGATAAGCAGATAGAACGGGTTTTCACCGAAACAGGTGAGGAGATTGAGCGGTCAACAAGTGGTCAGAAATTGATGTCACAGCTCAGTCAAGCTAAACCTCGACTATTATGTTCTCTGGTGCATAAGTTCGGGCGTAAGAAAGTTAATGATTTTGATAAGTATATAAAAGACATTGAAGCACAGCCGACTAAAACCGTTGGTGAACTTTTTGTTTTTGTGGATGAATGTCACCGGACTCAGAGCGGTAAACTGCATAGAGTAATGAAAGCCATGTTGCCTAATGCTGTCTTCATAGGTTTTACCGGCACGCCGCTCCTTAAAAAAGACAAAAAGAATAGCCTCGAAGTCTTCGGCGGCTACATCCATACATATAAGTTCAATGAAGCCGTAGAGGACCGGGTTGTCCTTGATTTGATATATGAAGCGCGGGATATTGATCAGCGACTTAAATCAGAAGATCGAATTGATGCATGGTTTGATGCCAAAACAAGAGGCTTGAATGATTGGCAAAAGGATGAGCTAAAGAAACACTGGGGCACAATGCAAAGTGTTCTCAGCTCTAAATCTCGCATGGATCAGGTTGTGGGAGATATTGTTTTTACCTTCGAAGTCGCTCCGCAGCTTTGCAATCAATTTGGTAATGCCATGTTGGTGGCATCAAGCATCTTTGAGGCATGTAAGTATTATACACTTTTTCAAAAAACCTCATTCAATGGAAAATGTGCGGTCATAACTTCTTATAATCCGCAGGCTGGAGATGTCTCTAAAGAAGATATCGGCGCAAATACTGAAACTGACAAAGAGTTTGTTTATAATACCTACACGGAGATATTAAAAGACGTTTCCCGTAAAGGGAATATGTCTGCAACTGAATCATACGAAGAAGATGCTAAAAAAATGTTCATTAAAGAACCTATGAACATGAAACTTTTAATCGTAGTGGATAAGTTGCTTACTGGCTTTGACGCTCCAGCATGTACATACCTTTTCATAGATAAATCCATGCAGGATCATGGCCTGTTTCAAGCTATATGCCGAACTAATAGACTTAATGGCGAAGATAAAAATTACGGCTACATAATTGATTATAAAGATCTTTTTAAGAAAGTTGAAAAAGCTCTCAATGTTTATACTTCAGAACTTGATCACAGCGCAGATGACGTAGACCCACAAATAATGTTTAAAGACAGAGTGAAAACCGGACGCGAACGGCTTGATAATGCTCGGGAAGCCATTGCTTTGCTTTGTGAACCGGTAGAACCTCCCAAGGGCGAGCTGGAATATATTCACTATTTTTGTGGTAACACGGAAATCCCTACAGACTTGCAGAAGCACGAGCCTCAGCGGGTAGCCTTTTATAAGGCGACTGTTTCACTGTTGCGGGCCTACGCAAATATTTCCGATGAACTGGAATCTGCCGGATATTCTCCTGAGGAGATTTCTCGTATTAAGGGCGATATAAAAAAATATGTTGCGTTGCGTGAGATAATCCGAAAAGCCAGCGGAGAAACTCTAGATCTAAAGCCTTATGAAGCTGATATGCGTCATCTCATCGACATGTACATTGAGGCCGACCTTGCAAGAAAAATTTCACCTTTTGATGAAATGCCTTTGCTCGAATTGATTGTAAATTCAGGTATCGCCACCGCTATAGGGGCACAACTTAACGATCTTAAAGGTGATAAGAATGCAGTTGCAGAGACTATTGAAAACAATGTCCGCAGCAAGATCATTAAAGAACACCTGAACAATCCTGCCTACTATGAAAAAATGTCGGTTCTGCTAGATGAAATTATTGCTTTAAGAAAAGCTAAAGCGACTGAGTATGAAGAGTACTTAAAAAAGATCGCTGAGTTGGCAACTATGGTTCAAACAGGAATGACTGACGAGACTCCCAAAAGTTTGAACACATTCGGTAAACGGGCTCTCTATGACAACCTTGGTCAGGATGAAGATCTCGCATTAAAAATTGATGAGACTGTTAATAATATTCGTCCCGATGGATGGCGTGGTGTTCAGTCAAAAGAGCGAGTAATTCAGGCAGGATTATATGGAATTTTACAGGACAAGGATGAAGTTGAGCGCATTTTTAATATCATCCAAGAGCAGCAGGAATACTAA
- a CDS encoding ATP-binding protein, with protein sequence MDKIKNPFSPGAGTPPPELAGRDAILEQARVLFGRVRAKRPEKSILMTGLRGVGKTVLLNEMEYMAENDGYKTILIEAHEEKPLALLLIPHLRRLLFSLDRMKGAGDKVRRGIAVLKSFISGLRVTMGDVEFGLDIDPEQGSADNGDLEIDLPNLFVAVGEAARERGSCVAILIDEIQYLGKIELSALIMAMHKMQQRQLPIVLVGAGLPILPGLAGDSKSYAERLFNFPDLGPLPEKESAKAIREPIESAGEFIEPDALVEISRLTQGYPYFLQEWGYQAWDHAESSPITKKIIDETSQIVEKRLDENFFRVRFNRLTPKEKTYLRAMAHLGEGPYKTADVASALDTDIRNLGPVRAILIKKGMIYSPSHGQMAFTVPLFDKFMRRAIPEFPEKDHS encoded by the coding sequence ATGGATAAGATTAAAAACCCATTTTCCCCCGGTGCCGGGACTCCTCCGCCTGAATTAGCCGGACGTGATGCTATACTTGAGCAAGCAAGGGTTCTGTTCGGACGTGTGCGGGCAAAACGTCCTGAGAAAAGCATACTTATGACAGGATTGCGGGGCGTTGGAAAGACCGTACTGCTCAATGAAATGGAATACATGGCTGAAAATGACGGCTATAAAACCATACTTATTGAAGCGCACGAAGAAAAACCTCTGGCTCTGTTGCTCATTCCCCATCTGCGTCGATTGCTGTTCAGTCTGGACCGCATGAAAGGAGCTGGAGACAAAGTGCGGCGCGGAATTGCCGTGCTAAAGAGTTTCATCAGCGGACTAAGAGTCACAATGGGTGATGTTGAGTTCGGTCTTGATATCGATCCTGAACAAGGTTCCGCTGATAACGGTGATCTGGAAATAGATCTGCCCAATCTTTTTGTTGCTGTAGGTGAAGCGGCCCGGGAGCGCGGTTCCTGCGTTGCCATTTTGATCGATGAAATTCAGTACTTAGGCAAAATTGAACTCAGTGCCCTGATAATGGCTATGCACAAGATGCAGCAACGGCAGTTGCCTATCGTACTGGTCGGAGCAGGTCTCCCCATCTTGCCGGGACTCGCTGGAGATTCGAAATCTTATGCTGAACGTCTTTTTAATTTCCCGGACCTCGGCCCATTGCCGGAAAAAGAATCTGCCAAGGCCATCCGTGAACCCATCGAATCAGCTGGGGAATTTATAGAACCGGACGCTTTGGTTGAAATCAGCAGATTGACTCAGGGGTATCCTTATTTTCTTCAGGAGTGGGGTTATCAGGCTTGGGATCATGCCGAATCTTCCCCCATTACTAAAAAGATCATAGATGAAACTTCTCAAATCGTTGAAAAACGGCTTGATGAAAATTTTTTTAGAGTCCGCTTCAATCGTTTAACGCCAAAAGAAAAGACTTACCTGCGAGCTATGGCCCATCTCGGTGAAGGCCCATACAAAACCGCTGACGTTGCCAGTGCACTGGATACGGATATAAGAAATCTTGGTCCGGTAAGGGCAATCCTCATCAAGAAAGGAATGATATACAGCCCCTCACACGGACAAATGGCTTTTACTGTTCCGCTCTTTGATAAGTTTATGAGACGTGCAATACCGGAGTTTCCAGAAAAGGATCATTCATAA
- a CDS encoding restriction endonuclease subunit S, translating to MAVRDGYKQTEVGVIPEDWKVVEFGDIVNYIKGFGFKSSEYTTSGTRIIRVSDTTYSSIKDDNPVYILCTDNCSYKKWMLRENDLIFSTVGSKPPMYDSLVGKVILVTEKHEKCLLNQNAVLIRVKEYSDLIQKLLLNHFKTERYINYIETIFRGNANQASITLKDLFRYTIPLPLTKSEQESIAEALSDADGLIESMEQLIAKKRQVKQGAMQELLRPTLEWESTNLSEIADPRQKWSFTGGPFGSNLKSIDYTDEGVRIIQLQNIGDGKFKNDYEIYTSHQKADELISCNIYPGDIILSKMGDPVARACIIPCYHKRYLMCSDGIRLKVDQKKFNAYFIYTIINALEFRTKASNAGTGSTRKRIGLSELRNLDLFCPSINEQTAIATILSDMDAEITKLETKLSKARKIKAGMMQELLTGRIRLV from the coding sequence ATGGCAGTAAGGGACGGATACAAGCAGACTGAGGTTGGGGTTATTCCTGAGGATTGGAAGGTTGTTGAATTCGGAGATATTGTTAACTATATAAAAGGTTTTGGATTTAAATCTTCTGAGTATACAACATCGGGCACTAGAATTATAAGAGTTAGTGATACGACTTATTCATCAATCAAAGATGACAATCCCGTTTATATTTTATGTACGGATAACTGTTCATATAAAAAATGGATGTTAAGGGAAAATGATTTAATTTTTTCTACAGTAGGATCGAAACCTCCGATGTATGACTCTCTAGTTGGAAAAGTAATCCTCGTAACAGAAAAACACGAAAAGTGTCTTTTAAACCAGAATGCAGTCTTAATCAGAGTAAAAGAGTATTCTGATCTAATACAAAAATTACTTCTGAATCATTTTAAAACAGAAAGATATATTAACTATATTGAAACAATCTTTAGAGGCAATGCTAACCAAGCAAGTATAACCCTTAAAGACTTATTTCGATATACAATCCCTCTTCCCCTCACCAAATCCGAACAAGAATCCATAGCCGAGGCCCTCTCCGATGCGGACGGACTCATCGAATCTATGGAGCAGCTCATTGCCAAGAAACGGCAGGTTAAGCAGGGGGCTATGCAGGAGTTGCTAAGACCAACTTTAGAGTGGGAATCTACAAACTTAAGCGAAATTGCTGATCCAAGGCAAAAGTGGAGTTTCACGGGAGGTCCCTTTGGATCTAACCTTAAGTCGATAGATTACACTGATGAAGGTGTAAGAATAATACAACTTCAGAATATTGGTGATGGTAAATTTAAAAATGATTATGAAATTTATACTTCACATCAAAAGGCTGATGAACTTATAAGCTGTAACATTTATCCTGGTGACATTATCTTATCAAAAATGGGTGATCCTGTCGCCAGAGCTTGCATTATACCTTGTTATCATAAGCGGTATTTAATGTGTTCTGATGGAATTCGTCTCAAAGTTGATCAAAAAAAATTCAACGCCTATTTCATTTATACGATAATTAATGCGCTAGAATTTCGGACAAAAGCTTCAAATGCGGGAACTGGATCAACAAGAAAGCGAATCGGTTTATCTGAACTAAGAAATTTAGATCTATTTTGCCCGTCAATTAACGAACAAACCGCCATAGCCACCATCCTCTCAGACATGGACGCAGAAATAACCAAACTGGAAACCAAGTTATCCAAGGCCCGCAAGATTAAAGCGGGCATGATGCAGGAACTTTTAACTGGAAGGATACGGTTGGTATAA
- a CDS encoding type I restriction-modification system subunit M: protein MALKKSELYSSLWQSCDELRGGMDASQYKDYVLVLLFIKYVSDKYAGVPYAPIDIPEGASFADMVALKGKSDIGDQINKKILAPLANANKLSDFPDFNDPNKLGTGKEMVERLTNLIAIFENPALDFSKNRADGDDILGDAYEYLMRHFATQSGKSKGQFYTPAEVSRIIAQIVGINEAETSPDTTVYDPTCGSGSLLLKVADEAHSKVTLYGQEKDAATSSLARMNMILHDNPTALIVQGNTLSNPKYSDGETLKTFDYVVANPPFSDKRWSNGVDPENDPYDRFSFGTPPGKQGDYAYFLHIIRSLKSTGQGACILPHGVLFRGNAEAEIRRNLIRRGYIKGIIGLPANLFYGTGIPACIIVIDKQGAPARKGIFMVDASNGFMKDGPKNRLRSQDVHRAVDVFTKQLEVEKFSRMVGLEEIEKNDFNLNLPRYIDSQEPEDIQDIEGHLRGGIPVEDVEALSKYWEICPNLKADLFKDNRENYLDLAVDKATIKTAIYEHPEFSVFIDGMNNHFYEWQNRTVIKLKSLESGLNPKKLISELSEDLLAHYGNKPLISHYDVYQHLMDYWSETMQDDCYFIAVDGWVAETSRIIEINKKKKEVDKGWTCDLIPKEYIVNRYFAEEKETVERITAKLETAKAGKTELEEEHGGEDGFFAELDKINKANVTARLKEIKSDKDAKDEVVVLKKWLDLGKLETDLKKQLKDAEAKLDDEAYAKYPQLSEDEIKILVVEDKWLDALNAAIHGEMDRVSQQLTKRVKELAERYENPMPVLVDRVAEFEGKVNKHLERMGFTWQ, encoded by the coding sequence ATGGCACTCAAGAAATCCGAACTCTATTCTTCTCTTTGGCAGTCCTGCGACGAGCTTCGTGGCGGCATGGATGCCAGTCAGTATAAGGACTATGTCCTCGTCCTTTTGTTCATCAAGTATGTCAGTGATAAATATGCCGGAGTTCCTTATGCTCCTATCGATATTCCTGAAGGTGCAAGCTTTGCAGATATGGTTGCGCTTAAAGGTAAGAGCGACATTGGTGATCAGATCAATAAGAAGATTCTTGCTCCCTTAGCCAATGCTAATAAGCTTTCTGACTTTCCTGATTTTAATGATCCTAATAAGCTTGGTACCGGCAAGGAGATGGTTGAACGCCTAACGAACCTTATCGCTATCTTTGAAAATCCAGCCCTCGACTTTTCCAAGAACCGTGCTGACGGCGATGACATATTAGGTGATGCATATGAATACCTTATGCGTCATTTCGCGACTCAGAGCGGCAAGAGCAAGGGACAGTTCTACACTCCTGCCGAAGTCAGTCGTATCATTGCACAGATTGTCGGCATAAACGAAGCTGAAACCAGCCCCGATACTACTGTATATGACCCCACATGTGGTTCCGGTTCCTTGCTTTTAAAGGTTGCAGACGAAGCTCATTCTAAGGTTACGTTATATGGTCAGGAGAAGGATGCCGCTACAAGCAGCCTTGCGCGCATGAATATGATTCTGCACGATAATCCTACCGCGCTCATTGTACAGGGTAATACTCTTTCTAATCCAAAATATTCAGATGGCGAAACGCTTAAAACATTTGATTACGTCGTAGCCAATCCTCCTTTTTCCGATAAGCGATGGAGTAACGGAGTTGATCCTGAAAATGATCCGTATGACCGATTCTCTTTTGGAACTCCCCCCGGTAAACAGGGAGATTACGCCTACTTTTTGCATATAATAAGATCATTGAAAAGCACGGGACAAGGTGCATGTATTCTGCCTCACGGTGTACTGTTCAGGGGGAATGCAGAGGCTGAGATTCGCCGCAATCTGATTCGTAGGGGATACATCAAGGGCATTATAGGACTGCCTGCCAACCTTTTTTATGGCACTGGAATACCCGCCTGTATAATCGTTATCGATAAACAAGGAGCTCCAGCCAGAAAAGGGATATTCATGGTTGATGCAAGTAATGGCTTTATGAAAGACGGTCCTAAAAACAGACTGCGGTCGCAGGACGTACACAGGGCTGTTGATGTGTTTACCAAACAACTTGAAGTTGAAAAGTTTTCGCGCATGGTCGGGCTTGAGGAAATTGAGAAGAACGACTTCAACCTCAATCTGCCGCGCTACATTGATAGTCAGGAACCGGAAGATATTCAGGATATCGAAGGTCATCTGCGTGGTGGTATTCCCGTAGAAGATGTTGAAGCTCTTTCTAAGTATTGGGAGATTTGCCCAAATTTAAAAGCTGATTTGTTCAAAGATAATCGGGAAAATTATCTGGATCTTGCCGTGGATAAGGCGACTATTAAGACCGCTATTTATGAGCATCCTGAATTTTCAGTTTTCATAGACGGTATGAATAATCATTTTTACGAGTGGCAAAACAGGACTGTTATAAAGCTCAAGAGTCTTGAATCGGGCCTTAACCCTAAAAAACTTATTTCGGAACTTTCTGAAGATTTACTTGCTCATTACGGGAACAAACCGTTGATCAGCCATTACGATGTATATCAGCATCTCATGGATTACTGGTCTGAAACCATGCAGGATGACTGCTATTTCATCGCCGTTGACGGCTGGGTGGCGGAAACTTCGCGCATTATTGAGATAAATAAGAAGAAGAAAGAAGTAGATAAAGGATGGACTTGCGATCTTATCCCCAAGGAATACATTGTTAACCGCTATTTTGCGGAAGAGAAAGAAACTGTCGAGCGTATTACAGCTAAACTTGAAACCGCTAAGGCCGGAAAGACCGAATTGGAAGAAGAGCACGGCGGCGAGGATGGATTTTTTGCTGAGCTGGATAAAATCAATAAGGCCAATGTAACCGCTAGGCTGAAAGAAATTAAATCCGACAAGGATGCGAAGGATGAAGTTGTAGTATTAAAAAAGTGGCTTGATCTTGGAAAGTTGGAAACGGATCTTAAGAAACAGCTTAAAGATGCAGAGGCTAAGCTAGACGATGAAGCTTATGCAAAGTATCCGCAGCTTTCGGAAGACGAAATAAAGATTTTAGTAGTGGAAGATAAGTGGCTTGATGCTTTGAATGCTGCAATTCATGGGGAAATGGATCGGGTTAGTCAGCAATTGACTAAGCGGGTGAAGGAGCTTGCGGAGAGGTATGAAAATCCTATGCCAGTGCTTGTTGATCGTGTGGCTGAATTTGAAGGCAAAGTGAACAAGCATCTGGAAAGGATGGGATTCACATGGCAGTAA
- the rnhA gene encoding ribonuclease HI: protein MNNERRIEIYTDGSCPGNQSQNPNGGYGAVVIMNEGVFELSQGYICTTNNRMELRAVIAALQIIPAGSDLIIYSDSKYVIDAFNCDWICNWQSNGWRNSKKKAVLNQDLWAELLEVLHGHNVTWQWVKGHADNALNDRADALANIAAISGSLLPDVGATTANIVGNY, encoded by the coding sequence ATGAATAATGAACGGAGAATTGAAATATATACAGATGGCTCGTGTCCCGGCAATCAATCCCAAAATCCAAACGGAGGATATGGTGCTGTTGTCATAATGAATGAAGGAGTGTTTGAGCTCTCGCAGGGATACATATGTACCACAAATAACCGAATGGAATTGCGTGCAGTTATTGCAGCATTACAAATCATCCCAGCGGGAAGTGATTTGATAATTTACTCAGATTCGAAATATGTAATTGATGCTTTTAACTGTGACTGGATCTGCAACTGGCAAAGCAACGGCTGGCGAAACAGCAAAAAAAAGGCTGTTCTCAATCAAGATCTCTGGGCAGAACTATTAGAAGTTCTTCATGGTCATAACGTGACATGGCAATGGGTTAAAGGCCATGCTGATAATGCCCTTAATGACAGAGCTGATGCTTTAGCAAATATAGCCGCGATTTCGGGTTCTTTACTACCTGACGTTGGAGCGACTACTGCGAATATTGTTGGTAATTACTAA
- a CDS encoding type II toxin-antitoxin system RelB/DinJ family antitoxin, which translates to MENTTLNIRVPKELKAGSKEALQMLGLTPSAAIRLFLTHVVNQQAIPFTITTEKYSERSVSNNNITESSDE; encoded by the coding sequence ATGGAAAATACAACACTAAATATACGTGTTCCTAAAGAACTAAAGGCTGGGTCGAAAGAAGCTCTGCAAATGTTGGGACTTACTCCAAGTGCAGCAATTCGCTTGTTCCTGACTCACGTTGTCAATCAACAGGCAATACCTTTTACAATTACCACTGAGAAATATTCTGAGAGGAGTGTTTCGAACAACAACATTACGGAGAGTTCGGATGAATAA
- a CDS encoding inovirus-type Gp2 protein, whose amino-acid sequence MSSIHKITYEPTYNGKNILTDKERGLGCKENILDRIDGLLDHTTQKHNKVFCIRMDLRFPKYYQVPADNQHISKFISKFNRYFKRQGVDPYYLWVREQSREKHQHYHLMVLVDGNKMQFPHKLIEKAEELWNSTLNIDGQGLVDHCTKSRSGEVQVNSYRMRRNDENYGQVRDDCFHRCSYLAKVNTKGNTPKGIREVGSSEVPKKLD is encoded by the coding sequence ATGAGTTCAATACATAAAATTACGTACGAACCTACGTATAATGGAAAAAATATTCTTACAGACAAGGAAAGAGGTCTAGGATGTAAGGAAAATATATTAGACAGAATAGATGGTTTGCTAGACCACACAACTCAGAAGCATAACAAAGTATTCTGTATTAGAATGGATTTAAGATTCCCTAAATATTATCAAGTTCCTGCTGATAACCAACATATCTCTAAATTTATTTCAAAATTTAACAGATATTTTAAAAGGCAAGGTGTTGATCCGTATTACTTATGGGTAAGAGAACAGAGTCGAGAAAAGCATCAGCATTATCATTTGATGGTTCTGGTAGATGGTAACAAAATGCAATTTCCGCATAAGCTTATTGAAAAAGCAGAAGAGCTCTGGAATTCAACACTTAATATAGATGGACAAGGGCTTGTTGATCATTGCACGAAGTCCCGTAGTGGAGAGGTTCAGGTTAATAGCTACCGTATGAGACGAAATGATGAAAACTACGGTCAAGTTCGTGATGATTGCTTCCATCGATGTAGTTATCTGGCAAAGGTAAATACCAAGGGAAATACTCCAAAAGGGATTAGAGAAGTAGGAAGTTCTGAAGTTCCAAAGAAGCTTGATTAA